One Paraburkholderia sp. IMGN_8 DNA window includes the following coding sequences:
- a CDS encoding enoyl-CoA hydratase/isomerase family protein gives MSQAPHSNDPFYAHYRSLQLHRHPHGVLEIVMSGEGANKSGLATADARMHFELAEIWRDIDRDPNTRVAIIRGEGKGFSAGGDLQLVEDMATDFEVRARVWREARDLVYNVINCSKPIVSAMHGPAVGAGLVAGLLADISIATRTARIIDGHTRLGVAAGDHAAIVWPLLCGMAKAKYYLLLCEPVSGAEAERIGLVSLAVDENDLRPKAFEVAQKLASGSQTAIRWTKYALNNWLRSAGPAFDTSLALEFMGFAGPDVREGVSSLRERRAPDFGGADPWSGHSPQAPRGGTSGGEHS, from the coding sequence ATGTCTCAAGCACCACACAGCAACGATCCTTTTTATGCGCACTACCGGTCGCTCCAATTGCACCGCCATCCGCACGGCGTGCTGGAGATCGTGATGAGCGGCGAGGGCGCGAACAAGAGCGGGCTCGCGACGGCCGACGCGCGAATGCACTTCGAACTCGCCGAAATCTGGCGCGACATCGATCGGGACCCCAACACGCGCGTCGCGATCATTCGCGGCGAGGGCAAAGGCTTTTCAGCGGGTGGGGACCTGCAACTGGTCGAAGACATGGCGACCGATTTCGAGGTGCGCGCGCGGGTCTGGCGCGAGGCGCGGGATCTGGTCTACAACGTGATCAATTGCAGCAAGCCGATCGTCTCGGCGATGCACGGACCGGCGGTTGGCGCCGGGCTCGTGGCCGGCCTGCTCGCCGATATCTCGATCGCGACCAGGACGGCGCGCATCATCGACGGCCATACGCGGTTGGGCGTTGCCGCCGGCGATCACGCAGCAATCGTCTGGCCCCTGTTGTGCGGCATGGCGAAGGCGAAGTATTACCTGCTGCTGTGCGAGCCGGTGAGCGGCGCAGAGGCGGAGCGAATCGGGCTGGTGTCGCTGGCCGTCGATGAAAACGATCTGCGGCCGAAGGCATTCGAAGTCGCGCAAAAACTGGCCAGTGGTTCGCAAACGGCGATTCGCTGGACCAAGTACGCGTTGAACAACTGGCTGCGCTCGGCAGGGCCGGCGTTCGATACGTCGCTGGCGTTGGAATTCATGGGCTTTGCCGGGCCGGATGTGCGTGAAGGTGTGAGCTCGCTGCGTGAGCGGCGCGCGCCGGATTTCGGTGGCGCGGATCCGTGGAGCGGGCATTCGCCACAGGCGCCGCGCGGCGGCACATCGGGCGGTGAGCACTCCTGA
- a CDS encoding ABC transporter substrate-binding protein, translated as MPRFESTEPATRRARASSLRATKLQHRLARLAAVLGAALPGIVLAQVKIGLVLSLTGPAASLGIPARDTATLLPKQLGGQKVEYIVLDDASDTTQAVQDTKKLISEDHVDVIIGSSITPNSLAMIDVVADGETPMISLASSAKIIDPVDAKRHWVFKTPQTDAMMASAIAEHASARGVKTIAFIGQADALGETFYTEVAKFAQLHHVNVVASERFNRTDPSVTGQVLKILAAKPDAVVVGAAGTPAALPPKTLRERGFKGLIYHNHGVGNNDFLRVCGADCNGTFLPASPVLVAAQLPTDHPAKRLALDYIARFEALRGAGSVSAFGSYTWDAGMLLGNAVPIALTQAAPGTPEFRRALRDALEATRALANTNGVVNMSATDHLGLDQRARVMVEILNAKWVYQPR; from the coding sequence ATGCCGCGATTTGAGTCGACTGAGCCGGCGACCCGGCGTGCTCGCGCATCGAGCTTGCGTGCAACGAAACTGCAGCATCGGCTCGCCCGCCTTGCTGCCGTGCTGGGCGCGGCGTTGCCGGGCATCGTACTTGCGCAGGTGAAGATCGGCCTTGTGCTGTCGCTGACCGGGCCGGCCGCTTCGCTCGGTATTCCCGCGCGCGACACGGCCACGCTGCTGCCCAAACAGCTCGGCGGTCAGAAAGTCGAATACATCGTGCTCGACGATGCGTCCGACACCACACAGGCCGTGCAGGACACCAAGAAGCTGATTTCCGAAGATCACGTCGACGTGATCATTGGTTCGTCGATCACGCCGAATTCGCTCGCGATGATCGACGTGGTCGCTGACGGCGAAACGCCGATGATCTCACTGGCGTCGTCGGCGAAAATCATCGACCCGGTCGATGCGAAACGCCACTGGGTATTCAAGACCCCGCAAACCGACGCGATGATGGCGTCGGCGATTGCCGAACATGCCAGCGCGCGCGGCGTTAAAACGATCGCATTTATCGGCCAGGCCGACGCGCTCGGCGAGACGTTCTACACCGAGGTCGCGAAATTCGCGCAACTGCACCACGTCAACGTGGTGGCGAGCGAGCGTTTCAATCGCACCGATCCGAGCGTCACCGGTCAGGTCCTCAAGATCCTCGCGGCCAAACCCGATGCAGTGGTGGTGGGCGCGGCCGGCACGCCCGCCGCGTTGCCGCCGAAGACGCTCAGGGAGCGCGGCTTCAAAGGACTGATTTATCACAATCACGGCGTCGGCAATAACGACTTCCTGCGCGTGTGCGGCGCCGATTGCAACGGCACTTTCCTGCCCGCCAGTCCGGTGCTGGTCGCCGCGCAATTGCCGACGGACCATCCGGCCAAGCGTCTCGCGCTCGATTACATCGCGCGCTTCGAGGCACTGCGCGGGGCGGGCAGCGTGTCGGCGTTCGGCTCGTATACGTGGGACGCGGGCATGCTGCTCGGCAACGCGGTGCCGATCGCCCTGACACAGGCCGCGCCCGGCACGCCGGAATTTCGCCGCGCGCTGCGCGATGCGCTCGAAGCCACGCGCGCGCTCGCGAACACCAACGGCGTGGTCAACATGAGCGCAACCGATCACCTCGGGCTCGATCAGCGGGCGCGCGTCATGGTCGAGATCCTGAATGCCAAGTGGGTTTATCAGCCGCGCTGA
- a CDS encoding fumarylacetoacetate hydrolase family protein — protein sequence MKLATLKDGTRDGQLIVVSRDLHTAAIADAIAPTLQRALDDWAFYAPQLQDLYDSLNQGRARNTFPFDAKECMAPLPRAFQWADGSSYVNHVELVRRARGADMPPEFWTDPLMYQGGSDDFIGPKDDVLCASEEFGIDFEAEVAVITADVPMGATPDQALKGVRLITLVNDVSLRNLIPAELAKGFGFFQSKPASSFAPVAVTPDELGEHWREGRVHRPMIVHWNGKKVGQPDAGTDMVFHFGQLISHAAKTRNLRAGAIVGSGTVSNKDAKRGYCCIAEKRCLETIEHGAPQTEFMKYGDTVKIEMFDEAGKSIFGAIDQGIAPLD from the coding sequence ATGAAACTTGCCACGCTGAAGGACGGCACGCGCGACGGCCAACTGATCGTCGTGTCCCGCGACCTGCACACCGCGGCGATTGCCGACGCGATCGCGCCCACGCTGCAGCGCGCGCTCGACGACTGGGCCTTCTATGCGCCGCAACTGCAGGACCTGTACGACTCGCTCAATCAGGGGCGCGCCCGCAACACCTTCCCGTTCGACGCGAAGGAATGCATGGCGCCGCTGCCGCGCGCATTCCAGTGGGCCGACGGTTCGTCGTACGTGAACCACGTCGAACTGGTGCGGCGCGCACGCGGCGCGGACATGCCGCCGGAATTCTGGACCGATCCGCTGATGTACCAGGGCGGCAGCGACGACTTCATCGGCCCGAAAGACGACGTGCTGTGCGCATCGGAAGAATTCGGCATCGACTTCGAAGCGGAAGTCGCGGTGATCACCGCCGACGTGCCGATGGGCGCCACGCCCGATCAGGCGCTCAAAGGCGTGCGCCTGATCACGCTGGTCAACGACGTCTCGCTGCGCAATCTGATCCCTGCCGAACTCGCGAAGGGTTTTGGCTTTTTCCAGAGCAAGCCGGCGAGCTCGTTCGCGCCGGTCGCCGTGACACCCGACGAACTCGGCGAACACTGGCGCGAAGGCCGCGTGCACCGGCCGATGATCGTCCACTGGAACGGCAAGAAGGTCGGCCAGCCGGACGCCGGCACCGACATGGTGTTCCACTTCGGCCAGTTGATCTCGCACGCGGCGAAAACGCGCAATCTGCGCGCCGGCGCGATCGTCGGGTCGGGCACGGTGTCGAACAAGGACGCGAAGCGCGGCTATTGCTGCATCGCCGAGAAGCGCTGCCTCGAAACCATCGAGCACGGCGCGCCGCAGACCGAGTTCATGAAATACGGCGATACGGTGAAGATCGAGATGTTCGACGAAGCGGGCAAGTCGATTTTCGGTGCGATCGACCAGGGCATCGCACCGCTGGATTGA
- a CDS encoding IclR family transcriptional regulator, with protein MHPIARPGAIHTDAAPAEPLDHAESADSADDETVEAGEEKLRSGIQSIEVGFRLLDVLTHEPRAMMLRDLAQRAGMSPAKAHRYLVSFLRLGVVAQDPLSGRYELGGFALQLGLARLARVDGVKLARIALAELRDRLDLTVGIAVWGNQGPTMVHWMESSHPAKASLKLGDVMPLLSSATGLLFAAYLPPSKTAAMLERELADSRRSAHTSGPRTREEVERVLADVRQHGAARVEGMLLPTIHAFCMPVFDSTGDLALGLIALGHEGAFDISWGGEIDTAMRECAQKLSYELGYSAAPR; from the coding sequence ATGCATCCAATTGCCCGCCCCGGCGCGATCCATACCGACGCCGCCCCAGCTGAACCGCTCGACCACGCGGAATCCGCGGATTCCGCCGACGACGAAACCGTCGAGGCCGGCGAGGAAAAGCTGCGCTCTGGCATTCAGTCGATCGAAGTCGGTTTCAGGCTGCTCGACGTGCTGACCCACGAACCGCGCGCGATGATGCTACGCGATCTGGCGCAGCGCGCCGGCATGAGTCCGGCCAAGGCGCATCGCTATCTGGTGAGTTTTCTGCGCCTGGGCGTGGTCGCGCAGGATCCGCTTTCTGGCCGCTACGAACTGGGCGGTTTCGCATTGCAATTGGGACTCGCGCGGCTCGCGCGTGTCGACGGCGTGAAGCTGGCGCGCATTGCGCTTGCCGAACTGCGCGACCGGCTCGATCTGACGGTAGGCATCGCGGTGTGGGGCAATCAGGGGCCGACGATGGTTCACTGGATGGAATCGAGCCACCCGGCCAAGGCGTCGCTCAAGCTCGGCGACGTGATGCCGCTGCTCAGTTCCGCCACCGGCCTGCTGTTTGCCGCCTATCTGCCGCCCAGCAAGACCGCTGCGATGCTGGAGCGCGAGCTGGCCGATTCGCGCCGCTCGGCGCACACCAGCGGACCACGCACGCGGGAAGAAGTCGAACGGGTATTGGCTGACGTGCGGCAACACGGAGCGGCACGCGTCGAAGGCATGTTGCTGCCGACTATCCACGCATTCTGCATGCCGGTGTTCGACTCGACCGGCGATCTCGCGCTCGGCCTGATCGCGCTCGGCCATGAAGGTGCGTTCGATATCAGTTGGGGCGGCGAGATCGATACGGCGATGCGCGAGTGTGCGCAAAAGCTGTCGTACGAGCTGGGGTATAGTGCGGCGCCGCGCTGA
- a CDS encoding DUF3108 domain-containing protein — translation MSSPSITRRSDRTQPVAARRGVRTWRWIAVLVVVAVLHWIAAQWVEHNSAMLNASDKEHIPVQVALLTPERIERKPVGAAPQPQPVAPAHKAAASKPREHVLTATQPGTEAHASPKAASEAAASASAAASSANASAAGTASAPAAANAPQASPGVKFSVPPSGELQYDTFYNGVRNQPGTIHWTSNAQSYEMVVSVPLPFIGTFVYSSRGRIDAFGLAPEQYVEKRGRRPEDVSIFNRAAKQVAFTRTPATLPLPDGAQDRFSMVMQLASLVRGDPGAYQPGVTRQFFVVDSDSGENWPVETIGEETIRTAQGYLDTRHFKRLPRHDGDRRRIDVWLAPSLGWLPARIMQTEPNGTQFELVWRGKLDATSVGGSAGNTDNSSNGSPDNSANPTPSSAPADTPEAPPTSPINSTDPSNPPEKP, via the coding sequence ATGTCCTCACCGTCCATCACACGCCGCTCCGATCGCACGCAGCCTGTCGCCGCGCGCCGCGGTGTGCGCACGTGGCGCTGGATTGCGGTACTGGTCGTGGTAGCCGTCCTGCACTGGATCGCCGCGCAGTGGGTCGAGCACAACAGCGCGATGCTGAATGCATCGGACAAGGAGCATATTCCCGTGCAGGTCGCGCTACTGACGCCCGAGCGCATCGAGCGCAAACCTGTCGGCGCCGCGCCGCAACCGCAGCCGGTAGCACCAGCGCATAAGGCCGCCGCCAGCAAGCCGCGCGAACATGTACTGACCGCTACGCAGCCCGGAACAGAAGCGCACGCTTCCCCTAAGGCTGCGTCGGAGGCTGCAGCGAGCGCATCGGCCGCGGCAAGTAGCGCCAATGCAAGCGCAGCCGGCACGGCCAGCGCGCCCGCCGCCGCCAATGCGCCCCAAGCTTCACCCGGCGTGAAATTCTCCGTCCCGCCTTCGGGCGAACTGCAATACGACACGTTTTACAACGGCGTGCGCAACCAGCCAGGCACGATCCACTGGACCAGCAACGCCCAGAGCTATGAAATGGTCGTATCTGTGCCGCTACCGTTCATTGGCACGTTTGTCTATTCGAGCCGCGGCCGCATTGACGCATTCGGCCTCGCCCCCGAGCAATATGTCGAGAAGCGCGGCCGCCGGCCCGAAGACGTGTCGATCTTCAATCGCGCCGCCAAACAGGTCGCGTTCACGCGCACCCCGGCGACGCTGCCGCTGCCCGACGGCGCGCAAGACCGCTTCAGCATGGTGATGCAGCTCGCCAGCCTGGTGCGCGGCGATCCCGGCGCGTATCAGCCTGGCGTGACGCGGCAGTTCTTCGTCGTCGATAGCGACAGCGGTGAGAACTGGCCGGTCGAGACCATCGGCGAGGAGACCATCCGCACCGCGCAGGGCTACCTCGATACGCGCCATTTCAAACGGCTGCCCCGCCACGACGGCGATCGGCGCCGCATCGACGTGTGGCTCGCGCCGTCGCTCGGCTGGTTGCCTGCGCGAATCATGCAGACCGAACCGAACGGCACGCAATTCGAACTGGTGTGGCGCGGCAAGCTCGACGCTACGAGCGTCGGCGGCTCAGCCGGCAACACGGACAACAGCAGCAACGGTTCGCCTGACAATTCGGCAAACCCCACGCCATCTTCTGCACCGGCGGATACGCCCGAAGCCCCGCCTACTTCGCCGATCAATTCGACCGATCCCAGCAACCCGCCCGAAAAGCCCTGA
- a CDS encoding DUF3567 domain-containing protein, with protein MQMIYNSPNYCVVEFPPQEGPLAMKSGGYEIVDKNMQREIYIDGAMAARFREHVQKLIEEEPSLDEVDEFLGQFDSLMHQPVILH; from the coding sequence ATGCAAATGATCTACAACAGCCCCAACTATTGTGTCGTCGAGTTTCCGCCGCAGGAAGGTCCGCTGGCCATGAAGTCCGGTGGCTACGAGATCGTCGACAAGAACATGCAGCGCGAAATCTACATTGACGGTGCAATGGCGGCGCGCTTTCGCGAGCACGTGCAAAAACTGATCGAAGAGGAGCCGTCGCTGGACGAAGTAGACGAATTCCTCGGCCAGTTCGACAGTCTGATGCATCAACCGGTGATTCTTCACTAA
- a CDS encoding homocysteine S-methyltransferase family protein has protein sequence MNQPAQTASPVRPDAAYTRGTALPALLKSRILILDGAMGTMIQRYKLDEARYRGERFKDYGRDIKGNNELLSITQPQIISEIHEQYLAAGADIIETNTFGATTVAQADYGMEDLAIEMNLESAKLARAACDKYSTPDKPRFVAGAIGPTPKTASISPDVNDPGARNVTFDELRAAYYEQAKALLDGGADLFLVETIFDTLNAKAALFALDELFEDTGERLPIMISGTVTDASGRILSGQTVEAFWNSLRHAKPLTFGLNCALGAALMRPYIAELAKLCDTYVSCYPNAGLPNPMSDTGFDELPADTSGLLKEFAQAGLVNIAGGCCGTTPEHIAAIAKALAEVKPRPWPTQYRDAA, from the coding sequence ATGAACCAGCCTGCTCAAACCGCCTCGCCAGTCCGTCCTGACGCCGCCTATACGCGCGGCACGGCGCTGCCCGCGCTGCTCAAGTCGCGCATCCTGATCCTGGACGGCGCGATGGGCACGATGATCCAGCGCTACAAGCTCGACGAAGCCCGCTACCGCGGCGAACGCTTCAAGGATTACGGCCGCGACATCAAGGGCAACAACGAGTTGCTGTCGATCACGCAGCCGCAGATCATCAGCGAGATCCACGAGCAATATCTCGCGGCGGGCGCGGACATCATCGAGACCAATACCTTCGGCGCCACCACGGTCGCGCAGGCCGACTACGGGATGGAAGACCTCGCGATCGAGATGAACCTCGAATCGGCGAAGCTGGCGCGCGCCGCCTGCGACAAGTATTCGACGCCGGACAAGCCACGCTTTGTCGCCGGCGCGATCGGACCGACGCCGAAAACAGCGAGCATTTCTCCTGATGTGAACGATCCCGGCGCGCGCAACGTGACTTTCGACGAACTGCGCGCGGCGTACTACGAACAGGCGAAAGCGCTGCTCGACGGCGGCGCCGATCTGTTTCTCGTCGAAACGATCTTCGACACGCTCAATGCGAAGGCCGCGCTGTTCGCGCTGGATGAACTCTTCGAAGACACCGGCGAACGTCTGCCGATCATGATCTCGGGCACCGTCACCGACGCATCGGGCCGCATTCTGTCGGGGCAGACTGTCGAAGCGTTCTGGAATTCGCTGCGTCACGCCAAGCCGCTCACATTCGGCCTGAACTGCGCGTTGGGCGCGGCGTTGATGCGTCCGTACATCGCCGAACTGGCGAAGCTATGCGACACCTACGTGTCGTGCTACCCGAACGCCGGTTTGCCGAATCCGATGAGCGACACAGGCTTCGACGAATTGCCGGCTGATACGTCGGGATTGCTGAAGGAGTTCGCACAGGCAGGTCTCGTGAATATCGCCGGCGGCTGCTGCGGCACGACGCCGGAGCATATTGCGGCGATTGCCAAGGCGCTGGCCGAAGTCAAGCCACGCCCATGGCCGACCCAGTATCGCGACGCCGCCTGA